From the genome of Haloplanus natans DSM 17983:
ACTCGTGGATCAACGTCCGCGCAAGGTCGGCATCGTTCTCCCGATCACGCACCTCGACTCGCGGTTGCATATTGACGAGGCTTAGCTGCTCGCAGATGCCCTTTGCCTCGCCGTGGGTCCACTCCGCTTCCGGGACGATCCGAACCGTCACGCCAAGTTCGTTGGCGGCTCCAGTCAGCCGACCGACGAGGTCGCCGGCGTCGCCAGTGGCTTCCGTATCGAGATCAGGAAGTGGTTCGCCTTCGGTCTGAGAGACGTCGAACACCGGCGCAGGCTTGAACCCGACCAGCCCCTCGGACCACTCTTCGGGCGGTGTCTCGTCGTACTCACAGTCGGTGTCCTCGTGGTAGCTTGGCGAGTTTTCGCACTCTGGACATTGCTTGGTGATGATCGGCGCCCAGATCCAGATGGCCGACTCCCCCTCCTGGACGTGCCGGTCGAACTCCTCCTGCCACGTCCGGTAGCCGGCGACCGTTGTCGCGTCGGGGTACTGCCGCTTGATCAGCAGCGTGTTCCGGTAGGAGTAGTCGTGGAAGCGGCTCTGAACGTCCAGCCACTCCTGGAACTCGGCGCTGGCCTGTGCGTCGTCGACGCCGGCGACGAGGTCGTCGATCCACTGTTCGATGGTACTGTTCATCTCGTCGGATCGCGTGTCGGTCTGGTCGAAGGAGACCGACGAGTCTCTGGTCGTGGACATAGTGGTCACTGAATCGGTTGAACGCGATTTCGCCAGTTCAGAACGCGCCGCACCCCTCAGGGGGGATGAACAACCCTCGAGGAACGCTATCGAAGCTCGGCTGTATCGTCCGCGAAGCCGACTGTGACGAGATATTCGAGGAACTCGTCGAACCGATCCACGTCGCTGGGCGTGTCGGTTTCGAGGTGGCGGGCCCACTCGATCGCCCACTGAAACGCAGGATCAGCTCCGCCCTTCCCATGGATATACCACCAGCGCGCCGCTTTCAGCACGACGAGCGGGTTTGTCGGCGGCTCCGTACCTGCCAGCGCACGGGTCAGCGACTGGATCTCCTCGGGAACGTCGCTTGCGTGGACGTCGCCGGACTGCGTGTTCGCGATATCGACGGGAATCTCGTCGATCGAGACCTCTCTCGGTGACTGTTGTTGACTCACGGGAATCACCTGACTGCGAGGGCGTTCGCTGAAGCCCTCACCCTCTCAGGGGGCAGAAAAACAATCCACAGCCGGTCCGCCGGTGTCTCAGCGGCCGATGGTGCCCTGGCGCGTGACCGGCGCGTCGGGATTGATGCTGAACGCGACGATGGTGGCGTCCTCGGTTGCCGTGACCGCCACATCGTCGTCGCCGGTCACGAGTGCGCTCTCGGTGTACTCGACTGACTCATCACCGACTTCGACGGCCCCGTCGAACACGTACAGGTAGGTGTGGCGGCCCGGTCGCGACGGGAGCGTGGTCGTTGCTCCGGCTGCGAGTCGACAGTCGTAGAAGTCGACGTCGTTCCGCACGTACAACGGGGCGTCGGTGCCCTCGGGGCCGACCAGGTGACGCCACTCGCCGGCGACCGGGTTGGGGATCGGCTCGTGCTGAATACCAGGGTCGAGGTCGAGGCTGTGCGGGCGGACGAAGATCTGGAGCATTCGCAGCGGCGGGTCGTCGGCGAGCGTCTCCTCGGAGTGCCATAAGCCGCTGCCGGCGTTCATCACCATCAGATGGTCGGAATCGGTGACCAGTTGGTTGCCCTGGCGGTCGTCGTGGCGCATCACGCCCTTGGGCACCCACGAGATGATCTCCTCGTTTTTGTGCTGGTGCATCCGGATCAGGGTCCCGGGGTCCATGAACGACTCCACGACCGTCGCGAGCGGCCCGTAGCCGTGGTCGTCGTGATCGGGGACGGCACGGCCGGGGAAGTTGAAGTGGATCCGGAACTTGCCCTGGTTCTGCGAGACGTCCGTTCGTGGTGCCGTATAGATGCGAGAGTGGGTCTGTGCGGAAGGCGACTCGTCCATTACCTTGTGTAGTCGCTCACCCGCTAAATGGGTTCTGCGCTCCTTCGTGGCTTCACGCTGAGTAGATGGGTCGCTACCCTCATGCCGGCGGGAAGTAGACACTCTGATCGCTGGGAATACCTTTCTGACAGGTTGGTATTGTATTAAATTATTGATGGTTTCAGATGGATCTGTTGCATACAGGGACGGTATGTGGCAGGGCTATTCGAATAATACCGAAATGACTGAACCAACCGGTAGATGTTACTGGCACGTCCAGCACCAGAAGTCCGATCAGTTGCCGTCTAGTTCACCGAGTAGTTGTGGGAGAATGATCCTATCGAGGATTTCACGGCCTCTTTCGATTGCTTCGTCATCTCCGAGACATACTTTTCGCATTCGGGATGTGGAGATGACATCGTTGATGGCGGTCGCAAACGTATCTGCATCGACATCTTGGAACTCTCCCTCCTCAATCCCTCTTTCGATGATCGCGACGAGAATCCCTTTGAGATGGAAGTAATTCTCCAGTAGTAATTCTTGATGCCGGGGATAGTGTTGTGCCTGTGAGCGAAGTTCGATGAGTGCCGTGACGAACGCCCAATGGTCGAAGTTCTCGAGATCCGGTCCATAGAAAAATTGCTGAATGTAGCTGTCGAGTTGCTGTTCGGGGTCGACATCATCTCCGACCGCAATCCCACGCTCATATTCTTCAAGTAGATACTTGAGAACAGCCTCGATCAGATCGTCTTTGCCGTCGTAGTAGTGATTGATAAGTTGACGGCTTTTCCCGAAATACTCGTCAATGTCTCGTACCCGGAGGCGGCTGTACCCGTGTTCACACAGCGCACGAGCAGTCGCTTGCATCAGGTCTTCGTAGGTTTCTTCGGGAATCTCCGGTCGACTAGTCCTCGTCATATCCAATTACTACAGCCTGAGGAAGTTGCCCATGATAACGATGGGGGATAGTTTGGCCTGTCTCGGATAGATCTACACATCGGATGTCTACGCTTCACCAGCGATCTCGTCCCATAGCGGTGGGTACTTTTCGATTCGTTCCCAGCCTTCTGTCTCCCTTACATTCTCCTCAACCACTACGAGGTCGTCGAAATACTGGCCCAGAACTTCACGTTCCATTGCGAGCGGTGGCGTATAGTAATCCTCCTCGACCCAGACAGCCTCTCCCGTATCTGGGTCGAAACGTGCATTGTTTAGAGACTTTGTCATTGCACGTCCGAAGGGATTCATCTGCTCGATTTCACCAGTATCAAGTCGTTCACGCAGCTCGGGGAATTCGTCGGGTTTCGGACACCCACGCACGAGTCGATATGCCATGATACAAACTATGAGATTTGGGAATATAAGGCCATAGCTCGCCTTTTCAGGTCGATTCAAAGCAGACCAGCGATACCGGAGAGTGCCCTCGGGTCGAGGGTCGGTTTATTGCTACTCTGAAATCCACAGTTTGATTCTGCTACTTTATATTAGCTCAGATATATCCCTCTCAACACTGTAGAAATCGTCATACGACAGATTCTTGCCCGCCAACGGCAACAAATCGGACGATGTCTGAGTCTGAGTTTGCTGACCGTGTGGCACTAGTGACAGGAAGTAGCCGCGGAATCGGAGCTGAGACGGTGAAACTGCTCGCCGACCGTGGCGCGAAGGTCGTCATCAACTATCGCTCTAGCGAGACGGAAGCGCACGCGGTGGCTGAGGAGATCAGTGACGCCGGCGGCGAGGCACTCGTCGCGCAAGCCGACGTTCGAGACGAGGACGCGGTCGAGCGAATGGTTGAGGGCGTCCTCGACCAGTGGGGGCGGATCGATGTGCTCGTCAACAACGCGAACATGCCGTTTGCGGTCGAGCCATTCGAGTCGATGAGTTGGGATGAGTTCTCGTCGAAACTCGACGCCGAACTCAAGGCTGCCTTCACCGTCTCGAAAGCGGTGTTACCACACATGGTCGAGCAGGAGTACGGCCGCGTGGTGTACGTCTCGAGCGGTGCCGGCGAGAGTCCGACACCGGGATTCATCGCCCACGGCACGGCCAAGGGCGGCCTTGACACGTTCGCCAAATACATCGCCCAA
Proteins encoded in this window:
- a CDS encoding ImmA/IrrE family metallo-endopeptidase, giving the protein MSTTRDSSVSFDQTDTRSDEMNSTIEQWIDDLVAGVDDAQASAEFQEWLDVQSRFHDYSYRNTLLIKRQYPDATTVAGYRTWQEEFDRHVQEGESAIWIWAPIITKQCPECENSPSYHEDTDCEYDETPPEEWSEGLVGFKPAPVFDVSQTEGEPLPDLDTEATGDAGDLVGRLTGAANELGVTVRIVPEAEWTHGEAKGICEQLSLVNMQPRVEVRDRENDADLARTLIHEYAHALLHFDVDDDTERSKREVEAEAVAYVVGRYCGLDTSGSAFYLAAWESDDPEIVRDRLDRISSTAEALIDVLEDGV
- a CDS encoding pirin family protein is translated as MDESPSAQTHSRIYTAPRTDVSQNQGKFRIHFNFPGRAVPDHDDHGYGPLATVVESFMDPGTLIRMHQHKNEEIISWVPKGVMRHDDRQGNQLVTDSDHLMVMNAGSGLWHSEETLADDPPLRMLQIFVRPHSLDLDPGIQHEPIPNPVAGEWRHLVGPEGTDAPLYVRNDVDFYDCRLAAGATTTLPSRPGRHTYLYVFDGAVEVGDESVEYTESALVTGDDDVAVTATEDATIVAFSINPDAPVTRQGTIGR
- a CDS encoding TetR/AcrR family transcriptional regulator, which codes for MQATARALCEHGYSRLRVRDIDEYFGKSRQLINHYYDGKDDLIEAVLKYLLEEYERGIAVGDDVDPEQQLDSYIQQFFYGPDLENFDHWAFVTALIELRSQAQHYPRHQELLLENYFHLKGILVAIIERGIEEGEFQDVDADTFATAINDVISTSRMRKVCLGDDEAIERGREILDRIILPQLLGELDGN
- a CDS encoding SDR family NAD(P)-dependent oxidoreductase, translating into MSESEFADRVALVTGSSRGIGAETVKLLADRGAKVVINYRSSETEAHAVAEEISDAGGEALVAQADVRDEDAVERMVEGVLDQWGRIDVLVNNANMPFAVEPFESMSWDEFSSKLDAELKAAFTVSKAVLPHMVEQEYGRVVYVSSGAGESPTPGFIAHGTAKGGLDTFAKYIAQEYGPHGITANVVAPGLVETDATADRIDEVREHVASQTPMDRVAQPEDVAHAIAALSGKDAQFVTGTYTPVNGGSEME